One region of Aminobacterium colombiense DSM 12261 genomic DNA includes:
- the tadA gene encoding tRNA adenosine(34) deaminase TadA codes for MHSDTDIFFMNMALDEARKAAEHGEVPVAALVVRNNEVIGKGSNSKHLDPTAHAEIIAIREATERLGTWNLRGSTLYVTLEPCPMCAGAIVLSRIKCLVYGAADPRAGACGTLYNIVQDSRLNHRCEVIKGVLAQESANLLWDYFKKRRQNSSAP; via the coding sequence ATTCATAGCGACACCGACATCTTTTTTATGAATATGGCTCTTGACGAAGCTCGAAAAGCGGCAGAGCATGGAGAAGTACCAGTTGCGGCGTTAGTGGTTAGGAATAATGAAGTTATAGGGAAGGGTAGCAACAGTAAACATCTGGATCCCACAGCCCACGCTGAAATAATTGCTATTCGAGAAGCCACGGAAAGGCTGGGGACATGGAACTTAAGGGGATCTACCCTTTATGTTACGCTGGAACCGTGCCCCATGTGCGCAGGCGCTATAGTGCTGTCTAGAATAAAATGTCTTGTCTACGGAGCAGCGGACCCCCGGGCCGGCGCTTGCGGAACACTTTATAATATAGTGCAAGACTCTCGTCTGAATCACAGGTGCGAGGTTATAAAAGGGGTATTGGCTCAGGAAAGCGCCAATCTTCTTTGGGATTACTTTAAAAAGCGTCGTCAGAATTCGAGCGCCCCATGA
- a CDS encoding carbon-nitrogen hydrolase family protein, translated as MFEVACIQLEARDVSQYEQTEKEILEWIDSLCSEEKVDLLVFPECAWPAYFLRENEEAAELALKRTPNFMKEVAQRAAHYRVHIAMGLYVQENGLLRNAGFLWGPEGEILGRVYKSNLWHFDRKFIEAGELFSVIDTSLGKLGMMICADGRAPEIARILAEKGAEVIIDMANLVSSASSTTLLMNPQIEYMLPVRAFENGVWIILCDKVGLEAYSIMNTGRSCVINPLGHVIGSSPSDTPEALIATVDTEMASYPLPDKENRCFARLTDPTEKLPVTSLMAKPMVLAETGAVCSAAHFSAETADHYVAMASRMIRVLQDQDASLISLPDCGKKADFDEVVHKLRPLLNPKVVVCVGGLAEIDGHKKRAAIAFSKDNTYGPIFLDKACRPVVFSTEAGRIGLVIEEEMFLPEVARSMMLEGVQVLFWADAKRHAMTEKIARCRAAENRVFLIRAGCGDKEDNSFIVSPTGNICAITVPGMDQSASAYCLLGEAYSKTVITGTDVVLGRLPHAYKELRNTSRKEE; from the coding sequence ATGTTTGAGGTAGCCTGTATCCAGCTGGAAGCCCGGGATGTGAGTCAGTATGAGCAGACGGAGAAAGAAATCCTGGAATGGATAGATAGTCTTTGCAGCGAAGAGAAAGTGGATCTTCTCGTTTTTCCAGAATGTGCCTGGCCAGCCTATTTTCTTAGAGAGAACGAAGAGGCTGCGGAACTTGCCCTTAAGCGAACGCCGAATTTTATGAAAGAAGTGGCCCAGAGGGCTGCTCATTACAGAGTTCACATTGCCATGGGGCTCTATGTCCAGGAAAACGGCCTGTTACGAAACGCTGGTTTTCTATGGGGGCCTGAAGGTGAAATACTAGGACGCGTCTACAAGTCGAATCTTTGGCATTTTGACCGCAAGTTTATTGAAGCCGGCGAACTTTTTTCTGTCATTGACACTTCTTTGGGAAAGCTTGGCATGATGATATGCGCTGATGGCCGCGCTCCGGAAATAGCCCGCATATTAGCAGAAAAGGGCGCCGAAGTAATTATAGACATGGCAAACCTTGTCTCCTCAGCCTCTAGTACCACCCTTTTGATGAACCCACAGATAGAGTATATGCTCCCAGTCCGGGCCTTTGAGAATGGGGTCTGGATTATTTTATGTGATAAAGTCGGGCTCGAAGCATATTCTATAATGAATACAGGACGAAGTTGTGTCATCAATCCTTTGGGACACGTTATAGGATCTTCACCTTCCGACACGCCGGAAGCTCTCATAGCCACAGTAGACACAGAAATGGCATCCTATCCACTGCCTGATAAAGAAAACCGATGCTTCGCCCGTCTTACTGACCCTACAGAAAAGTTGCCTGTAACCTCTCTAATGGCAAAACCAATGGTTTTAGCTGAAACAGGAGCGGTTTGCTCCGCAGCCCATTTTTCAGCAGAAACAGCGGATCATTATGTAGCTATGGCCTCCCGCATGATCAGGGTATTGCAAGATCAGGACGCATCCCTGATCTCCCTCCCCGATTGCGGCAAAAAAGCTGATTTTGACGAAGTGGTCCACAAACTGCGCCCCTTGCTTAATCCGAAAGTGGTTGTCTGCGTAGGAGGCCTTGCGGAAATAGACGGTCATAAGAAGCGAGCCGCCATAGCGTTTTCGAAGGACAACACCTACGGCCCTATCTTTTTAGATAAGGCTTGTCGACCCGTAGTCTTTTCCACGGAAGCAGGACGTATAGGGCTTGTCATCGAAGAAGAGATGTTCTTGCCGGAAGTTGCCAGAAGCATGATGTTGGAGGGAGTGCAGGTACTTTTCTGGGCTGACGCCAAACGTCACGCAATGACCGAGAAAATAGCGCGATGCAGGGCAGCAGAAAATAGAGTGTTTTTAATTCGGGCAGGTTGTGGGGATAAAGAAGATAATTCTTTTATAGTTTCCCCTACGGGAAACATATGCGCTATAACTGTTCCAGGAATGGACCAGAGCGCTTCTGCCTATTGTCTTCTCGGAGAGGCCTATAGCAAGACCGTCATTACAGGGACAGATGTTGTTCTGGGAAGACTTCCCCATGCCTATAAAGAATTAAGGAATACGAGTCGAAAGGAAGAGTAA
- a CDS encoding YhcH/YjgK/YiaL family protein: MLNNASTYFCLGERFRKAFEFLDNLIPASLENGKYEIDGPSVFAIIQSATTKPKEAQVWEAHKKYADIQCLLSGEEWLGYAPLKTMEEALAYDAVRDFALYDGDGEYFQTKPGMFVIFFPHDVHKGCITQMRPARIRKIVVKVELP, translated from the coding sequence ATGTTAAATAATGCATCCACATATTTTTGTTTAGGAGAACGGTTTCGAAAAGCTTTTGAATTTCTTGATAACCTCATTCCGGCTTCTTTGGAAAATGGCAAATATGAGATAGATGGGCCATCAGTCTTTGCCATCATACAGTCAGCAACCACAAAGCCTAAGGAAGCGCAAGTGTGGGAAGCCCATAAAAAATATGCAGATATACAATGTCTGTTGTCAGGGGAGGAGTGGTTAGGATATGCTCCTCTTAAAACTATGGAAGAGGCTCTTGCTTACGATGCTGTTCGGGATTTTGCCCTTTATGATGGAGACGGGGAATATTTTCAGACAAAGCCCGGTATGTTTGTAATTTTCTTTCCACATGATGTTCATAAGGGATGTATAACTCAGATGAGACCTGCTAGAATTCGTAAAATAGTTGTTAAGGTTGAGCTCCCATAG
- a CDS encoding ArsA family ATPase: protein MVHHVKRQFVFFGGKGGTGKTTCAAAYAYALSRLGIKTLVVSTDPAHSLADAFNRPIGLDVIPVAENLWGIEIDAEEEAKKYMKAIQDKMLHIVSAVIVEEIKRQIEIAYMSPGAEEAAIFDKFIELMESIGNPYDVIVFDTAPTGHTLRLITLPEILGIWIEHLIEKRANAMELMKVAAKYDKDLQEKIKEDPIIDTLQARRDKFALARKILTDKKNTAFYFVLNAEKLPIIETKRAIEILQKHDIGIGGVIVNKVIPEEAGPFFEKRRVDQEQYLKQIDEMFGGFGVARIPLLDSDIKGIEQLSEIAPLILKLDEM, encoded by the coding sequence ATGGTTCATCATGTGAAAAGGCAGTTTGTTTTTTTTGGGGGGAAGGGCGGAACTGGAAAAACGACATGTGCCGCGGCCTATGCATACGCTCTTTCAAGACTAGGAATAAAAACACTTGTGGTTTCTACAGATCCAGCCCATTCCCTTGCCGATGCTTTCAATAGGCCTATCGGCCTGGATGTCATTCCTGTGGCAGAAAATCTTTGGGGAATAGAAATTGATGCCGAAGAAGAAGCAAAAAAGTATATGAAGGCCATTCAGGATAAAATGCTTCACATCGTCAGCGCCGTAATCGTTGAAGAGATAAAACGCCAGATAGAGATAGCCTATATGTCTCCCGGCGCAGAGGAAGCGGCAATTTTTGATAAATTCATTGAACTAATGGAATCCATAGGTAATCCTTACGACGTTATTGTTTTTGACACAGCTCCAACAGGTCACACATTGCGGCTTATAACCCTGCCAGAAATACTTGGAATTTGGATAGAGCATTTGATTGAAAAGCGTGCCAATGCCATGGAACTCATGAAAGTTGCTGCAAAATACGACAAAGACCTTCAGGAAAAGATAAAGGAAGACCCCATCATCGATACGCTTCAGGCGAGGCGTGACAAATTTGCTTTGGCCAGAAAGATATTGACGGATAAAAAAAATACGGCTTTTTATTTTGTTCTTAATGCAGAAAAGCTCCCCATTATAGAAACAAAGCGGGCCATTGAAATATTGCAAAAACATGACATTGGAATAGGGGGAGTTATTGTAAATAAAGTTATTCCTGAGGAGGCAGGTCCATTTTTCGAAAAGCGCCGAGTTGACCAAGAACAGTATCTAAAACAGATCGACGAGATGTTTGGTGGTTTCGGCGTTGCTCGTATCCCCCTTTTAGATTCTGATATAAAGGGCATAGAGCAACTTAGCGAGATAGCTCCTCTCATCTTAAAGCTGGATGAAATGTAG
- a CDS encoding 4-oxalocrotonate tautomerase — MPIVNVHLFEGRTLEQKRRLVDEVTKAICNSIEVPADAVRIILMEMERTDFAVGGVLASDKNK, encoded by the coding sequence ATGCCAATCGTTAACGTGCATCTTTTTGAAGGCAGAACATTGGAGCAAAAACGGCGTCTTGTGGATGAGGTTACCAAGGCTATTTGCAATAGTATCGAAGTGCCGGCAGATGCTGTCCGAATCATTCTTATGGAAATGGAAAGAACAGACTTTGCTGTAGGTGGCGTACTCGCTTCAGACAAAAATAAGTAG
- a CDS encoding FAD-dependent oxidoreductase, which translates to MLTLRKRVLIIGGGPGGRFSYMTLRRMGEKSLSIVMNEDPTVICSLPYGVGRKLIPGGPEEEVVDLANSDRLPPEIVEDAIRGVVTELDAENHIARGTSTEGPFEIHFEKVLLAPGAVPWLPSVKGLLSDKEGYMRDLTEIMVGSEYVSKEKLAENIFVMRGADDARALDAFAEKSDQAVVVGSGAIGLEVVEALHDRGLAVTLVEALPHLIAAMDMDMAGKVSERLSEWGVSIYKNIQLTEVRSDRVVLSDGTEIKTDGVVFATGVRPNVKLARSAELSIERGIVVNEKMQSSHPDIYVVGDAAQISDAVTGRPILPLIGTLAMRQGLVASANIMGKEMFLPPATVWGLSAIFDLHWGSVGWTEELANTLGIQVFSITLPYHTREKAMVNGKEGLWKVVVSASDEKGLKKGQIIGFQVVIDGESPLFLTERFIDIITRRETVSGLFSHYFVHSPYHNTVEDPYLMLLFAAQEAMAH; encoded by the coding sequence ATGTTAACATTAAGAAAAAGAGTGCTTATTATCGGAGGAGGTCCTGGAGGAAGATTCTCTTATATGACACTTCGACGCATGGGTGAAAAGAGCCTCTCAATTGTGATGAACGAGGATCCTACAGTTATTTGTTCTCTTCCTTATGGCGTTGGAAGAAAACTTATTCCAGGTGGTCCTGAAGAAGAAGTTGTTGATTTGGCTAACTCGGACCGTTTGCCTCCTGAGATTGTCGAGGATGCTATTCGTGGTGTCGTAACTGAACTGGACGCAGAGAACCATATAGCGAGGGGAACGAGTACAGAGGGTCCCTTTGAAATTCATTTTGAAAAAGTACTGCTCGCGCCTGGGGCTGTCCCCTGGCTTCCTTCCGTAAAGGGGCTTTTATCAGATAAGGAAGGTTACATGCGAGATCTGACAGAAATTATGGTTGGGAGCGAATACGTTTCTAAAGAGAAACTAGCTGAAAATATCTTCGTTATGCGTGGTGCGGATGATGCCCGCGCACTTGATGCCTTTGCGGAAAAGAGCGATCAGGCTGTTGTCGTAGGCAGTGGGGCCATAGGCCTTGAAGTTGTGGAGGCTCTTCACGATAGAGGACTTGCCGTTACTTTAGTAGAGGCTCTGCCTCATCTTATCGCGGCAATGGATATGGATATGGCAGGGAAGGTCAGCGAACGTCTTTCTGAATGGGGAGTCTCAATTTATAAAAACATACAGCTGACAGAAGTCAGATCAGACAGGGTTGTGCTCTCAGATGGCACGGAGATAAAGACTGACGGCGTTGTTTTTGCGACAGGTGTTCGTCCTAACGTTAAGTTAGCTCGAAGTGCAGAACTCTCTATTGAGCGGGGGATAGTAGTCAACGAAAAAATGCAGTCATCACATCCCGATATATATGTTGTTGGCGACGCTGCTCAAATCAGCGATGCTGTTACGGGACGTCCTATTTTGCCTCTTATTGGCACTCTTGCTATGCGTCAGGGACTTGTCGCCTCTGCCAATATTATGGGAAAAGAAATGTTTTTGCCGCCTGCAACGGTCTGGGGTCTGAGTGCCATTTTCGATCTTCATTGGGGAAGTGTGGGGTGGACAGAGGAATTGGCAAATACGTTGGGTATCCAGGTTTTTTCCATCACATTGCCCTATCATACTCGAGAAAAGGCTATGGTGAACGGAAAGGAAGGACTCTGGAAAGTTGTTGTTTCTGCATCTGACGAAAAAGGACTGAAAAAGGGACAAATTATAGGGTTCCAAGTTGTTATTGATGGAGAATCACCACTCTTTTTAACGGAACGTTTTATCGATATCATTACCAGAAGGGAAACTGTTTCTGGACTATTTTCTCATTATTTTGTCCATTCTCCTTATCATAATACTGTTGAAGATCCTTATCTTATGCTGCTTTTTGCTGCCCAAGAAGCTATGGCTCATTAA
- a CDS encoding aminopeptidase, with protein MSNRDIEAKYREKGFYSFSSAWEKLQEEEKKQVFALAEDYKHFLDNGKIERECVEQIVSMARIAGFVELEEMIKAGRQLEPGIKVMAVNRNKAVALFVIGEKPLSEGLRIVGSHIDSPRLDLKPQPLYEDSGMALLKTHYYGGIKKYQWATLPLAIHGVFAKKDGTLVHLNIGEKEDDPLFVISDILPHLGKSQASKKMSDGISGEDLNVIIGHIPVEDADIKEKVKLGVLQILAREYGVDEADFTSAEIEIVPAGKARDAGLDRGLILGYGHDDRSCAFASLRAILEVEHPLYTASALFVDKEEIGSMGSTGMESVFYENTVAELVALGSENYSELLLRRAFSNSKVLSADVDGAFDPTYPEPFDKRNSSLMGNGVVILKYTGSRGKYGSNDASAEFMAFVRGLYDENNVVWQTGELGKVDEGGGGTIAYILANRGADVIDCGVPVLSMHAPWELISKVDLFMAWKGYRAFLQSK; from the coding sequence TTGAGCAATCGAGATATAGAAGCAAAATATCGTGAAAAAGGCTTTTACTCTTTCTCCAGCGCCTGGGAAAAACTTCAGGAAGAGGAGAAAAAACAGGTATTCGCCTTAGCTGAAGACTATAAGCATTTTCTTGATAACGGGAAAATTGAACGGGAATGTGTGGAGCAAATCGTTTCCATGGCACGTATTGCCGGTTTTGTGGAGCTTGAAGAAATGATTAAAGCTGGCCGGCAATTAGAACCTGGCATAAAAGTGATGGCTGTAAACAGAAACAAAGCGGTAGCCTTGTTCGTTATAGGCGAAAAACCCTTATCAGAGGGCCTTCGCATCGTGGGGAGTCATATTGATTCTCCCCGTCTTGACCTGAAACCTCAGCCCCTTTATGAAGATTCGGGAATGGCCTTGCTCAAGACTCATTATTACGGGGGAATAAAAAAATATCAGTGGGCTACGCTGCCTTTGGCGATACATGGGGTTTTTGCTAAAAAAGATGGGACTCTTGTCCACCTCAACATAGGAGAAAAAGAAGATGATCCTCTCTTTGTTATTAGTGACATTCTCCCGCACTTGGGAAAATCCCAGGCATCGAAAAAAATGAGCGACGGAATTTCGGGGGAGGATCTGAATGTTATCATTGGCCACATCCCGGTAGAAGATGCCGATATTAAAGAAAAGGTCAAACTTGGTGTTTTGCAAATCCTTGCCAGGGAATACGGGGTTGATGAAGCAGATTTTACATCAGCAGAAATAGAGATCGTACCTGCGGGGAAAGCTCGCGACGCTGGTCTTGACCGTGGTCTCATTCTTGGGTATGGCCATGATGATCGATCCTGTGCTTTCGCTTCTTTGCGCGCCATCCTTGAGGTGGAACACCCTCTCTATACAGCATCAGCTCTTTTTGTTGATAAAGAAGAGATTGGCAGTATGGGAAGCACGGGGATGGAGTCTGTTTTTTATGAAAACACCGTGGCTGAACTGGTAGCCTTGGGAAGTGAGAACTATTCAGAGCTTTTACTTCGCCGTGCCTTTAGCAACAGCAAGGTTCTTTCTGCCGATGTTGATGGAGCTTTCGACCCAACGTATCCGGAACCCTTTGACAAACGAAACTCCTCTCTCATGGGGAATGGCGTGGTCATACTCAAATACACAGGCAGTCGAGGTAAATATGGATCCAACGATGCCAGTGCTGAATTTATGGCCTTTGTACGCGGCCTCTACGATGAGAACAACGTAGTATGGCAAACTGGTGAGCTGGGAAAAGTTGATGAAGGAGGCGGTGGAACCATTGCCTACATTCTTGCAAACAGGGGAGCCGACGTTATTGACTGCGGCGTTCCAGTACTTTCCATGCATGCTCCATGGGAACTGATCAGCAAAGTGGATTTGTTCATGGCATGGAAAGGATACAGAGCCTTTCTTCAGTCGAAATAA
- a CDS encoding glycerate kinase type-2 family protein, protein MSLHRDVMHIIHHAIDAVLPEHAVKEQLRKKPCEGRVILVSIGKAAWRMARAAVDVLGDQVAKGVVITKYEHSQGPIKKLSIWEAGHPLPDENSLKATSEALEITENLSPRDQVLFLVSGGGSALFEKPKEGVSLKDFVDITDQMLRCGANIVEINMIRKRLSAVKGGRFAQWVNPAKVYTIVLSDVLGDRLDSIASGPACPDVTTSRETLDILVRYNLTMPSRLLRVLEEETPKDLNNVETFITGSVTTLCEKAAEKATELGYKTLILTTTLSCEAKDAGAFLASIAREESEHSRPLQPPCAIILGGETVVHVKGKGKGGRNQEIALAAALEMQNIAGVVLVSVGSDGTDGPTDAAGGIVDGTTAEEIRQSGFDPLALLENNDAYHALQRVDALVKTGPTGTNVNDLTVLLVKDV, encoded by the coding sequence ATGTCTCTTCACCGTGATGTCATGCATATTATTCACCACGCTATTGACGCAGTGTTGCCAGAACATGCTGTAAAGGAGCAGCTGCGAAAAAAGCCTTGTGAAGGGCGGGTTATCCTCGTTTCAATAGGCAAAGCCGCGTGGCGTATGGCAAGGGCTGCCGTAGATGTTTTAGGTGATCAGGTAGCGAAGGGTGTCGTAATAACGAAATATGAGCATAGCCAGGGGCCAATAAAAAAACTTTCTATATGGGAAGCTGGTCATCCTTTGCCAGATGAAAACTCTCTCAAGGCCACTTCTGAAGCCCTTGAAATAACAGAAAATCTTTCACCCCGCGATCAGGTGCTTTTTTTAGTATCAGGGGGCGGTTCAGCCCTTTTTGAAAAACCGAAAGAGGGGGTTTCACTCAAGGATTTTGTTGATATTACAGATCAGATGCTTCGCTGCGGGGCTAATATTGTGGAAATAAACATGATCCGAAAGCGTCTTTCCGCTGTAAAGGGTGGGAGGTTCGCTCAATGGGTAAACCCTGCTAAAGTATATACTATCGTGCTTTCCGATGTGCTAGGTGACCGGCTTGATAGTATCGCCTCCGGGCCAGCCTGCCCGGATGTTACAACTTCCAGAGAAACCCTGGATATTTTGGTTCGATATAATCTCACAATGCCTTCCAGACTTTTAAGGGTACTTGAAGAAGAAACCCCTAAAGACCTCAATAACGTAGAAACCTTTATCACTGGAAGCGTAACAACGCTTTGTGAAAAGGCTGCTGAAAAAGCCACAGAATTAGGGTATAAGACACTGATACTCACAACAACTCTTAGTTGTGAAGCTAAAGATGCGGGAGCTTTCTTAGCCTCAATAGCCAGGGAGGAATCAGAGCATTCCCGCCCCCTCCAACCGCCTTGCGCCATTATTTTAGGGGGGGAAACTGTCGTTCACGTGAAAGGAAAGGGGAAAGGCGGACGTAACCAGGAAATAGCTCTTGCTGCTGCTCTTGAGATGCAGAATATAGCTGGTGTCGTGCTTGTTTCAGTAGGCTCTGATGGTACAGATGGTCCTACAGACGCAGCAGGAGGGATCGTGGATGGAACAACGGCAGAAGAAATACGGCAGAGTGGATTCGACCCCCTTGCCCTTCTCGAGAATAACGATGCATACCATGCCCTTCAAAGAGTGGACGCACTCGTAAAAACAGGTCCTACTGGCACGAATGTCAACGACCTCACAGTGCTGCTAGTGAAAGATGTATAA
- a CDS encoding helix-turn-helix transcriptional regulator, translated as MKQKCHPLLLPLIPVVQMLDRTLGIDYEIVLHDVSGPKHKIVAIAHGELTGRTEQSPLTEFGTSLRENDEYKDVDFIANYPSSASDGRPMRSSVTLIRDKRNKVVGLFCINYDMTRARMLKNLSEELTRIVPLSSSSGASVETLVPTSDSLLKKMIDETRAQRGGRPLRYTTKQEKLEIIQSLEEKGFFRLKRAVDTLCKELGKSRFTIYGYLREIRKSK; from the coding sequence ATGAAACAAAAGTGCCATCCTCTGTTGCTTCCACTTATACCAGTTGTACAAATGTTAGATCGGACTTTGGGGATTGATTACGAGATTGTGCTTCATGATGTTTCAGGTCCAAAGCATAAAATAGTAGCTATAGCTCATGGAGAACTAACGGGACGTACAGAACAATCTCCCCTTACTGAGTTTGGCACCAGCTTGCGAGAAAATGACGAATATAAAGATGTGGATTTTATTGCGAATTACCCTTCCAGTGCCTCTGACGGCCGCCCTATGCGTTCGAGCGTAACGCTGATACGTGACAAAAGAAATAAGGTTGTTGGTTTGTTTTGTATAAATTACGATATGACTCGAGCACGAATGCTGAAAAACCTTTCTGAAGAACTGACTAGAATTGTTCCTTTATCATCCTCATCCGGAGCTTCAGTTGAGACTCTTGTGCCAACTTCTGACTCGCTGCTTAAAAAAATGATTGACGAGACAAGGGCTCAGCGTGGCGGAAGACCACTTCGCTATACGACCAAACAAGAGAAACTTGAGATCATCCAGTCTCTTGAGGAAAAGGGTTTTTTCAGGTTGAAAAGAGCTGTCGATACATTGTGCAAAGAACTTGGGAAGAGCCGTTTTACTATATATGGATATTTAAGAGAGATAAGAAAAAGCAAATAG
- a CDS encoding anion permease — protein MVGVLLVLITLVNGLYAFKFAADFLKHKKDAWAEPGNNVFLALWGAITFFLATFGISDFALSTILYRARKLTSDSKLPGTLNTQCAIPVAIMALAYISTIRVDTVTLISCIVAQMLGAYICPRFAVKFPAETIRTFMGVGFVLTSVLILAGKFNIIPLGGDATGLSGVKLGIAWVLLFVFGALNNVGVGSCAPTMATIYALGVNPAAVFPIMMGACTFSVPMGAMEFIRLGQYGRKITLFSSIFGVAGVLAAVSIVKSLNLAVLQWIAAGVVLYSGASMLYEEFFKRKNYCESRV, from the coding sequence ATGGTCGGAGTGCTGCTCGTATTAATTACTCTTGTGAATGGTCTTTATGCTTTCAAGTTTGCCGCAGATTTTTTGAAACACAAAAAAGATGCATGGGCAGAACCGGGAAACAATGTTTTTCTGGCATTATGGGGGGCTATCACGTTTTTTCTTGCAACTTTTGGTATTTCTGATTTTGCCCTCTCCACGATTTTGTATCGGGCTAGAAAACTTACAAGCGATTCGAAACTTCCCGGAACATTAAATACCCAATGTGCCATTCCAGTAGCGATAATGGCCCTCGCTTATATTTCTACCATTCGAGTGGATACGGTAACACTTATTTCATGTATTGTGGCCCAGATGCTTGGAGCTTATATCTGCCCTCGTTTTGCAGTAAAATTTCCAGCAGAGACAATCAGGACTTTTATGGGAGTAGGGTTTGTTTTAACTTCTGTGTTAATTTTGGCTGGAAAGTTCAATATAATTCCTTTAGGCGGAGATGCTACCGGTCTTTCCGGAGTTAAGCTTGGCATAGCTTGGGTTCTCCTCTTTGTGTTTGGAGCTTTGAATAATGTGGGAGTCGGGTCTTGTGCCCCCACGATGGCAACAATTTATGCTCTTGGCGTGAATCCGGCAGCAGTATTTCCCATAATGATGGGGGCGTGTACATTCTCTGTTCCTATGGGTGCTATGGAGTTTATTCGCCTAGGACAATACGGGCGTAAAATCACACTTTTCTCAAGCATTTTCGGTGTTGCAGGTGTTCTCGCCGCTGTATCTATTGTTAAAAGTTTGAACCTTGCTGTCCTTCAGTGGATTGCTGCCGGTGTCGTTCTTTATTCTGGCGCGTCAATGCTCTATGAGGAATTTTTTAAAAGGAAAAACTATTGTGAAAGCAGGGTCTGA